One segment of Parvularcula sp. IMCC14364 DNA contains the following:
- a CDS encoding 2-hydroxychromene-2-carboxylate isomerase, whose translation MQQNVDVYWSFRSPYSYLAVPQLRQLKDDLGVAVTIRPVYPLAVRDVSFFTNRRPQTLPYMMLDMVREAARLNAPFRWPMPDPIVQDTDTLDVAKEQPRIDRLMRLGAIAQNEKGAAAFSFFEEVSAIIWNGQTDNWHEGDHLAEAAARAGFDLAAMEKTAAEEDAMLQKLIEENEAEQQKYHWGVPLMVLNGEGFFGQDRMPALRWRLETLKN comes from the coding sequence ATGCAGCAGAATGTTGATGTTTACTGGTCATTCAGAAGTCCGTACTCCTATCTTGCCGTGCCGCAGCTGCGGCAGCTGAAAGATGATCTGGGTGTGGCAGTAACGATCCGTCCGGTATATCCGTTGGCTGTACGTGATGTATCTTTCTTTACTAATCGTCGCCCGCAAACTTTGCCCTACATGATGCTGGATATGGTGCGTGAAGCTGCGCGCCTTAACGCGCCATTTCGCTGGCCCATGCCGGACCCGATTGTGCAGGATACTGACACCCTTGATGTTGCTAAAGAGCAGCCGCGCATCGATCGTCTTATGCGCTTGGGTGCGATTGCACAGAATGAAAAAGGGGCGGCGGCATTCAGTTTCTTCGAAGAAGTTTCAGCCATCATCTGGAACGGTCAGACAGATAACTGGCATGAAGGCGATCATCTGGCAGAGGCTGCCGCCCGCGCCGGGTTTGATCTTGCGGCGATGGAAAAAACAGCGGCTGAAGAAGATGCCATGCTGCAGAAGCTGATTGAGGAAAATGAAGCCGAGCAGCAGAAATATCACTGGGGGGTGCCATTGATGGTGCTGAATGGCGAGGGCTTTTTCGGTCAGGACAGGATGCCAGCCTTGAGGTGGCGCCTCGAGACCCTAAAGAATTAA
- a CDS encoding autorepressor SdpR family transcription factor: protein MDNTYRALSHPVRRKILRLLRQRAHTAGELADNFEIAKPTLSGHLNVLKQADLVTSDRKGTTLTYSLNMSVAEELIENLLALLGVESAPEVQAGFSGELEEKEEKDG, encoded by the coding sequence ATGGACAATACATACAGAGCACTCAGCCACCCGGTCCGCCGCAAGATTCTGCGGCTCTTGCGGCAGCGAGCCCATACTGCAGGGGAGTTGGCGGATAATTTCGAGATCGCCAAGCCAACCCTGTCCGGGCATCTGAATGTGTTGAAACAGGCTGACCTTGTCACGTCAGACAGAAAGGGCACGACCCTGACCTATAGCCTCAATATGTCTGTCGCGGAAGAATTGATTGAAAATCTGCTGGCCTTGCTTGGCGTTGAAAGTGCGCCTGAGGTTCAGGCCGGCTTCTCAGGGGAATTGGAAGAGAAGGAGGAAAAAGATGGCTAA
- a CDS encoding cation:proton antiporter: protein MALSTGNQPGMLMDFEWVAIAFGDVAWISVAFALGLLSRMAGLPTLLGYLAAGFVLNGFGFTSGEVLEKLSDLGITLLLFTVGLKLNLRTLAKPQVWAVTGLHTSVVVILFGFAFYALALLGAPFVSGLDLSSALLVAFALSFSSTVFVVKSLEERGDMASLHGRIAIGVLIMQDIAAVAFLAFSTGQAPSPWVFSVLLLIPLRPFLHLLLEKVGHGELLVLFGFILALGGAEFFESLELKGDLGALVLGVLVASHAKADELAKTMLGFKDVFLLGFFLSIGLSGTPTAETLLIGTLLTPLIFLKSALFFVLMTRFKLRARTSLLASLNLTNFSEFGLIVAAVGVANGWISADWLIIIAISLSLSFIVAAALNTNAHSLYAHRRPFWKRLQRNDLITDDQSLDTKGARVAVIGVDIDPATVMNHRSAGQNVLHGDPSDADFWDRIQATSSLELIMLALPKLQTNLAVLEQIKFAAYQGRVAATAKFQDEVEALEQAGAHTVFNVYAEAGSGFAGHVVEENASGT from the coding sequence GTGGCGCTCAGTACCGGAAACCAGCCGGGGATGTTGATGGATTTTGAGTGGGTGGCGATAGCTTTCGGAGACGTGGCCTGGATTTCTGTCGCCTTTGCGCTCGGCCTATTGTCGCGGATGGCTGGTTTGCCAACGCTGTTGGGCTATCTGGCTGCTGGTTTTGTTCTGAACGGGTTCGGGTTTACCAGCGGTGAAGTGCTGGAGAAGCTTTCTGACCTTGGCATCACGCTGCTGCTTTTCACCGTCGGGCTTAAACTGAATTTGAGGACGCTGGCCAAGCCACAGGTCTGGGCCGTGACGGGCTTGCATACCTCGGTTGTCGTCATTCTGTTTGGCTTTGCTTTCTATGCGCTGGCGCTGCTTGGGGCGCCTTTTGTGTCCGGGCTTGATCTGTCCAGCGCGCTTCTGGTCGCCTTTGCCCTCAGTTTCTCCAGCACTGTATTTGTCGTGAAATCGCTGGAAGAGCGCGGCGACATGGCCTCACTCCATGGCCGCATTGCGATCGGTGTCCTGATTATGCAGGATATTGCGGCGGTAGCGTTTCTGGCTTTTTCTACCGGCCAGGCCCCTTCTCCCTGGGTATTTTCGGTCCTGTTACTCATTCCCCTCAGGCCTTTCCTGCACCTGCTTCTTGAAAAAGTCGGTCACGGAGAATTACTTGTTCTGTTTGGTTTTATCCTGGCTCTGGGTGGAGCAGAGTTTTTCGAATCTCTGGAATTGAAAGGTGATCTCGGGGCACTTGTGCTTGGTGTGCTGGTCGCAAGCCATGCCAAGGCAGATGAACTGGCCAAGACCATGCTCGGCTTCAAGGATGTGTTCCTGCTTGGCTTTTTTCTTTCCATTGGTCTTTCAGGAACGCCTACTGCGGAAACGCTGTTGATCGGCACTTTGCTGACGCCTTTGATCTTCCTGAAGTCAGCGCTGTTCTTTGTCCTGATGACCCGTTTCAAACTGCGCGCCAGAACCTCCCTGCTGGCGTCGCTCAATCTCACAAATTTCAGTGAGTTTGGTTTGATTGTTGCGGCAGTGGGCGTTGCCAATGGCTGGATTTCGGCTGACTGGCTCATCATTATCGCGATTTCCCTGTCGCTTTCATTCATTGTGGCGGCAGCGTTGAATACTAATGCCCATAGTCTTTATGCGCATCGCCGCCCCTTCTGGAAGCGGTTACAGAGAAATGATCTGATAACAGATGACCAGTCTCTTGATACAAAAGGGGCCAGAGTTGCCGTGATCGGCGTGGATATTGACCCTGCCACGGTGATGAACCACCGGTCTGCCGGACAGAATGTCCTTCATGGGGACCCAAGTGATGCTGACTTCTGGGACCGGATACAGGCAACCAGTTCGCTGGAACTCATCATGCTGGCTCTACCTAAATTGCAGACCAACCTTGCCGTGCTCGAACAAATCAAGTTTGCAGCATATCAGGGCCGGGTTGCGGCGACGGCCAAGTTTCAGGATGAGGTGGAGGCGCTGGAACAGGCTGGGGCGCACACTGTTTTCAATGTCTATGCCGAGGCCGGGTCCGGTTTTGCCGGGCATGTGGTGGAGGAAAATGCATCAGGTACATAG
- the recQ gene encoding DNA helicase RecQ has translation MQPDTTTRSDLVQDKHEVLSHVFGFDQFKPGQEPVIDTLLSGEDVLAVMPTGAGKSLCFQLPALMRGGLTVVVSPLIALMENQVALLESFGVRAGMIHSGRPRADNVADWRAVAAGEVNLVYMSPERMVTPRMIEALQALPLSMIVIDEAHCISQWGHDFRKEYIRLAELKSLFPSAQVAAFTATADDATRQDMVSRIFHGAAKVFVQGFDRPNIAIKVEEKKQAEKRLATLVRARTGQQGIVYCLSRKGTEAAADMLAREGHNAIAYHAGMADEERTVRLNRFLTEDDLVVCATIAFGMGIDKPDIRYVIHMNLPASLETYYQEIGRAGRDGNPAEAILFYGYNDLRLRRTMIDESGAPEDVKRVERRRLDTLATYCEAVTCRRNMLLSYFGELQDVPCGNCDICDVPPLMADGTAAARAALEAIIATGEVYGQSHIINILRGSQSEKVCTAGHDKLSSHGQGRQYTDKQWRRMFRQMLAQNILAPAGEFGSLVLTARGQQVLAGAAAVSFRQDALGQDKKEKSPAKKLAEGQVDAKLLTLLKQKRLDLAREKQCPAYVIFSDRTLIDMADKKPSDIEAFSQLFGVGDKKIEAYAETFLSVITEHQAGT, from the coding sequence ATGCAGCCAGATACCACCACCCGTTCCGATCTCGTGCAGGACAAGCACGAGGTGCTGTCCCATGTTTTTGGCTTTGACCAGTTCAAACCGGGGCAGGAGCCAGTCATTGATACGCTGCTCAGCGGCGAGGATGTGCTCGCCGTTATGCCCACAGGCGCGGGAAAATCCCTGTGCTTTCAGTTGCCAGCCCTAATGCGCGGCGGCTTGACGGTTGTGGTCTCGCCGCTGATTGCCCTGATGGAGAACCAGGTAGCGTTGCTGGAGTCTTTTGGCGTGCGTGCCGGGATGATCCATTCAGGTCGGCCGCGTGCGGATAATGTGGCGGATTGGCGCGCTGTTGCTGCCGGTGAGGTCAACCTCGTTTACATGTCGCCGGAGCGCATGGTGACCCCGCGCATGATAGAGGCTTTGCAGGCATTGCCCTTGTCAATGATCGTCATTGATGAAGCGCACTGCATCAGCCAGTGGGGGCATGATTTCCGCAAGGAATATATCCGCCTTGCTGAATTGAAATCACTGTTTCCGTCAGCACAGGTTGCAGCTTTTACAGCCACGGCAGATGATGCCACACGGCAGGACATGGTTTCGCGTATTTTTCACGGGGCCGCAAAGGTCTTTGTGCAGGGTTTTGACCGACCCAACATTGCCATCAAGGTGGAAGAAAAGAAGCAGGCCGAGAAACGCCTTGCGACGCTGGTGCGCGCACGCACAGGACAGCAGGGGATTGTCTATTGTCTTTCCCGCAAGGGAACAGAAGCTGCCGCTGATATGTTGGCCCGGGAGGGGCATAATGCTATCGCCTATCATGCCGGCATGGCGGATGAGGAGCGCACTGTCCGCCTCAATCGTTTCCTCACAGAGGATGATTTGGTGGTTTGTGCGACGATTGCCTTCGGGATGGGAATCGACAAGCCGGATATCCGCTATGTCATCCACATGAACCTGCCAGCTTCCCTCGAAACCTATTATCAGGAAATTGGCCGGGCGGGGCGAGACGGTAATCCGGCAGAGGCAATCCTGTTCTATGGCTATAATGATTTACGCCTGCGCCGTACCATGATTGATGAGTCTGGTGCGCCGGAGGACGTGAAGCGCGTGGAGCGCCGCCGCCTAGACACACTCGCCACCTATTGCGAAGCCGTGACATGTCGTCGCAACATGCTGCTTTCGTATTTTGGTGAATTGCAGGATGTACCCTGCGGTAATTGTGACATCTGCGACGTGCCGCCGTTGATGGCAGATGGCACTGCTGCTGCCCGAGCGGCGCTGGAAGCCATTATTGCGACGGGCGAAGTTTACGGTCAGAGCCATATTATCAATATTCTGCGTGGCAGCCAGTCGGAGAAAGTCTGCACAGCAGGCCATGATAAACTCTCCTCACACGGACAGGGCCGACAATATACTGACAAGCAATGGCGACGGATGTTTCGCCAGATGCTGGCACAGAACATTCTTGCTCCGGCAGGCGAATTCGGCTCGCTGGTGCTCACTGCACGCGGGCAGCAGGTACTGGCAGGCGCAGCTGCAGTTTCTTTCCGGCAGGATGCCCTGGGGCAGGACAAGAAGGAAAAGTCACCTGCAAAGAAACTCGCAGAAGGCCAGGTGGATGCGAAACTGCTTACCCTTTTGAAACAGAAGCGGCTTGACCTTGCGCGCGAAAAACAATGTCCGGCCTATGTTATTTTTTCCGATCGCACCCTGATCGATATGGCCGATAAGAAGCCATCAGATATTGAAGCGTTCAGTCAGTTGTTCGGCGTTGGCGACAAGAAGATAGAGGCCTATGCGGAGACGTTCCTGAGCGTTATCACTGAACATCAGGCTGGAACTTAA
- a CDS encoding alpha/beta fold hydrolase: MKTMTDFPAPRMVQAGDVTFATYETGPKDGRPVLLLHGWPELAFSWSQIMPALAEAGYRAIAIDQKGFGQSAKPDDARLYGMDILTADFARLIEALGYDRILLCGHDWGGAMVWPMAYTYPALIEGVIGICTPHRKRAPAPPIEIYRTKFSPDHYIVTFQDLDAPDRVFGGHEERMFRFMFRGSPPRSVWPKLFPALYDQIGRFEEFKGFEDSQLIISPDVLKHFAETYAASGHRTPTHIYRNVDHNWRLTEGVDLTVHQPVLMFPAELDIMLPPESADQMPALCPDLTMHLLRDCGHWAMWEKPAEINRVMTTWLQQRFPA, translated from the coding sequence ATGAAGACGATGACTGATTTTCCCGCCCCACGCATGGTCCAGGCTGGCGACGTGACTTTTGCCACCTATGAAACTGGCCCGAAAGACGGACGGCCTGTCCTGCTATTGCATGGCTGGCCGGAGCTGGCTTTCTCCTGGAGCCAGATCATGCCTGCCCTGGCTGAAGCAGGTTATCGCGCCATTGCCATCGACCAGAAAGGCTTTGGCCAATCTGCAAAACCGGATGACGCACGCCTTTACGGCATGGATATATTGACCGCGGATTTCGCCCGGCTCATCGAAGCGCTCGGATATGACAGAATCCTGCTCTGCGGCCATGACTGGGGCGGTGCCATGGTCTGGCCGATGGCTTATACTTACCCCGCACTGATTGAGGGCGTGATCGGTATTTGCACGCCGCACCGCAAACGCGCGCCTGCCCCCCCGATCGAAATCTACCGAACAAAATTCAGCCCGGACCACTACATCGTCACATTTCAGGATCTGGACGCGCCGGACCGGGTCTTCGGCGGTCATGAGGAAAGAATGTTCCGCTTCATGTTCCGTGGGTCGCCGCCGCGCAGTGTCTGGCCCAAACTCTTTCCAGCGCTATATGACCAGATAGGACGGTTTGAAGAGTTCAAGGGCTTCGAGGACAGTCAACTGATCATCAGCCCGGATGTCCTGAAACACTTTGCCGAAACTTATGCGGCTTCAGGTCACCGCACCCCGACGCATATCTATCGCAATGTGGATCATAACTGGCGATTGACTGAGGGCGTGGACCTGACCGTTCATCAACCTGTGCTGATGTTCCCGGCAGAACTGGATATCATGCTGCCACCAGAGTCTGCGGACCAGATGCCGGCGTTATGCCCCGATCTTACCATGCACCTGCTGCGTGACTGTGGTCACTGGGCCATGTGGGAGAAACCGGCAGAGATCAACCGTGTAATGACCACCTGGCTCCAGCAACGCTTTCCAGCCTAG
- a CDS encoding hydroxymethylglutaryl-CoA reductase gives MSDTRKTIPRLKGDDYSAGIIAERQDFVARETSTTLDHVKAASFDPAMLEGNIENAVGIAQVPIGLAGPLLVNGEHAKGTFYVPMATTEGTLVASYNRGMRLLAECGGVKTTIIERYMQRAPVFHFDDARQAREFGDWFDQHIDKIKAAAEETTSVGKLHHVEQYGVGPMRYLRFNYTTGDAAGQNMAGKATFAACNWIAANYPEKCRFTLSGAIDTDKKHSQLNTLHSRGARVVAEVTIQNEIMTRIMRADNRALFNARLVSHTGGMLAGTTNNGMHAANGLAAIFIATGQDAANIAESHAGITFVQLKENNDYYWSITLPSLIVATYGGGTGLATQRECLEMMDCYGKGKVERFAEICAATVLAGEISLAAAVVAGDWVESHDKYGRNRP, from the coding sequence ATGTCCGACACGCGCAAAACCATCCCCCGACTGAAAGGAGATGATTATTCTGCTGGCATAATCGCCGAACGGCAGGATTTTGTCGCGCGTGAAACCAGCACAACACTAGACCATGTAAAAGCGGCCTCTTTTGACCCGGCAATGCTCGAAGGCAATATCGAAAACGCTGTGGGCATCGCGCAAGTGCCAATCGGCCTGGCCGGGCCCCTGCTGGTGAACGGGGAACACGCCAAGGGCACTTTCTACGTGCCCATGGCGACAACAGAGGGCACGCTGGTTGCAAGCTACAATCGAGGGATGCGCCTTCTGGCTGAATGCGGAGGGGTGAAAACCACTATTATCGAGCGCTACATGCAACGTGCGCCTGTGTTCCATTTCGATGATGCCAGGCAAGCGCGGGAATTTGGCGACTGGTTCGATCAGCATATTGATAAAATAAAGGCAGCGGCTGAAGAAACCACATCGGTCGGCAAACTGCATCACGTCGAACAATATGGCGTTGGGCCCATGCGGTATCTGCGCTTCAATTATACAACAGGGGATGCCGCAGGTCAGAACATGGCCGGGAAAGCAACTTTTGCCGCTTGTAACTGGATTGCAGCAAATTACCCCGAAAAGTGTCGCTTCACCCTATCGGGAGCCATCGATACAGACAAGAAACATTCACAACTTAACACGCTGCATTCGCGCGGCGCACGCGTGGTCGCGGAAGTAACGATCCAGAATGAAATCATGACACGGATCATGCGTGCCGATAACCGGGCCCTTTTCAATGCGCGACTCGTTTCCCACACAGGCGGGATGCTGGCGGGCACCACCAATAACGGCATGCACGCAGCCAATGGTCTGGCTGCGATATTTATTGCTACAGGTCAGGATGCCGCCAACATTGCCGAATCCCATGCCGGCATCACTTTTGTCCAGCTGAAGGAAAACAACGACTATTACTGGTCAATCACCCTGCCCTCGCTGATCGTCGCCACTTATGGCGGCGGCACAGGCCTGGCTACGCAACGGGAATGCCTCGAGATGATGGACTGCTACGGCAAGGGGAAAGTGGAGAGGTTCGCAGAAATCTGCGCTGCAACTGTGCTGGCAGGCGAAATATCACTGGCAGCTGCCGTGGTTGCCGGTGACTGGGTCGAAAGCCATGACAAATATGGACGCAACCGGCCCTGA
- a CDS encoding AMP nucleosidase: MPDKLSIPSSREDWQVVTSVDECLDILCAVYDRSTQALRDAFNTYIETSSPPNPEDVSYGLFAYPKIRLTYMPEAAAPAFSRAFGKFDTPGVFETDIARPALFRDYLAEQLDILFETYDFRMEVGLSDADIPYPYALESGSGVDVDQFPPSDLARVFPIPDLSQIDDKVPNGDREPVLTMSSEGAAVDAGPKPLSLFSALRTDYSLQRLKHYTGTDPEAFQQFILFTNYQRYIDEFVDIAIEKLQDDSAYSRLVAPGNIEITKDSKNAKEKVAEGPWRKHQMPAYHLVADHGMGVTLVNIGVGPSNAKTITDHLAVLRPQCWIMIGHCGGLRHSQRLGDYVLAHAYLRHDGVLDNDLPPEVPIPPIAEVQLALSAAASKITGDTGSRLKARLRTGTVVTDDDRNWELRFSEEAHRFNQSRAIAVDMESATLAANGYRFRVPYGTLLCVSDKPLHGEIKLPGAANRFYEKSISEHMKIGIQTMEDLRKDGADALHSRKLRSFNEPPFR; this comes from the coding sequence TTGCCCGATAAGCTCTCCATACCGTCTAGCCGTGAAGACTGGCAGGTCGTCACATCAGTTGATGAATGTCTCGACATTCTGTGTGCTGTTTATGATCGCAGCACGCAAGCCCTTCGCGACGCTTTCAATACCTATATTGAAACGTCATCGCCGCCGAACCCGGAAGATGTCTCCTACGGCCTTTTTGCATATCCCAAAATTCGCCTGACATATATGCCGGAGGCCGCTGCCCCGGCTTTTTCCCGAGCCTTCGGCAAATTTGATACGCCCGGCGTATTTGAAACTGATATTGCACGCCCCGCCCTGTTCCGGGACTATCTTGCAGAGCAACTCGATATCCTGTTCGAGACCTATGATTTCAGGATGGAAGTTGGCTTATCGGATGCAGATATTCCCTATCCCTATGCGCTGGAGTCAGGCAGCGGTGTTGATGTGGACCAGTTCCCGCCTTCTGATCTGGCCCGTGTCTTCCCGATACCGGACCTGTCGCAAATAGATGACAAAGTGCCAAATGGTGACCGCGAACCGGTACTGACCATGTCCAGCGAGGGGGCGGCCGTTGATGCAGGCCCCAAACCACTGTCTCTTTTTTCAGCGCTGCGCACGGATTATTCACTTCAACGGCTGAAGCATTATACAGGCACGGACCCTGAGGCTTTTCAGCAGTTCATTCTGTTTACGAATTACCAACGGTATATTGATGAATTCGTAGATATTGCGATTGAAAAACTGCAAGATGACAGCGCTTATTCCCGCCTCGTTGCGCCAGGTAATATCGAAATTACCAAAGACAGCAAGAACGCCAAGGAAAAGGTGGCAGAAGGCCCATGGCGCAAGCATCAGATGCCGGCCTACCATCTTGTTGCCGATCATGGCATGGGTGTGACGCTGGTGAATATCGGTGTCGGTCCGTCTAATGCCAAAACCATCACAGATCACCTTGCTGTTCTGCGCCCGCAATGCTGGATCATGATCGGCCATTGTGGTGGCCTGCGCCATTCGCAACGACTGGGTGATTATGTGCTGGCGCATGCATATCTGCGTCATGATGGTGTCCTTGATAATGACCTGCCCCCTGAGGTGCCGATCCCGCCCATTGCAGAGGTTCAGTTGGCCCTGTCTGCGGCAGCTTCCAAAATTACGGGAGATACGGGCAGCAGGTTGAAAGCGAGGCTGAGGACAGGCACCGTCGTCACCGATGACGATCGTAACTGGGAGCTGCGTTTCTCTGAGGAAGCGCATCGCTTCAATCAGTCGCGTGCTATTGCCGTTGATATGGAAAGCGCGACTCTCGCGGCCAATGGCTATCGCTTCCGCGTTCCCTATGGCACGCTTTTATGCGTATCCGACAAGCCTTTGCATGGTGAAATCAAGCTGCCGGGCGCAGCGAACAGATTTTATGAGAAGTCTATTTCCGAGCATATGAAAATCGGTATCCAGACGATGGAAGACTTGCGCAAGGATGGGGCCGACGCGCTGCATTCACGCAAACTGCGCAGCTTCAACGAACCGCCCTTCCGTTAA
- a CDS encoding serine hydrolase domain-containing protein, giving the protein MTIQGAHDPRFEAVRTAFAANLDSGDDLGAACAVCLGGELVVDLFGGYQDRKKEVPWARETIVGIYSSGKAVISLLIARAVNDGLLSYDAPVADYWPDFAVAGKGEITLAQLMSHQAGLSGFPDEMDPATWLDWGAICEKLAAMPPMWQPGNAHGYHPQTFGYLAGEVLRRVTGRTVGELITLHLAEPFDLDIYCGLDEGQMARASHMSKPTKLADMGEINEPTKAAFLTKWAAPAGVSREDWSRAEIPASNIHADARGLARAMSIIATDGRIDGQEFAASSVIDLLSREQIRGQDLVLPYEISWACGLMRNSNKVYGPVEATLGHSGFGGSCVFADRENGLSFAYVMNKMSHHLMGDPRPARLIDAVYKSL; this is encoded by the coding sequence ATGACAATTCAAGGCGCGCATGATCCCCGCTTCGAGGCGGTCCGTACAGCTTTTGCTGCCAATCTTGATAGTGGCGATGACCTTGGCGCAGCGTGTGCTGTGTGCCTTGGGGGTGAACTGGTTGTCGATCTTTTCGGTGGGTATCAGGACCGCAAGAAAGAAGTGCCGTGGGCGCGGGAGACAATCGTTGGTATCTATTCTTCCGGCAAAGCTGTCATCAGCTTACTGATCGCCAGAGCGGTGAATGACGGTCTTTTATCCTATGATGCCCCGGTTGCCGACTACTGGCCAGACTTTGCGGTGGCGGGTAAGGGCGAGATCACGCTGGCGCAACTGATGTCCCATCAGGCAGGTCTGAGTGGGTTTCCGGATGAAATGGACCCGGCCACATGGCTGGACTGGGGAGCGATTTGTGAAAAGCTCGCCGCCATGCCACCCATGTGGCAGCCGGGCAATGCCCATGGCTACCACCCGCAGACTTTCGGCTACCTTGCTGGTGAAGTGTTGCGACGTGTCACGGGCAGGACGGTTGGTGAGCTGATTACTTTGCACCTGGCAGAGCCGTTCGATCTGGATATCTATTGTGGCCTTGATGAAGGGCAAATGGCGCGGGCCAGCCATATGAGCAAGCCCACCAAACTGGCTGATATGGGTGAGATCAATGAACCCACAAAGGCGGCTTTCCTGACCAAATGGGCAGCCCCTGCCGGGGTCAGCCGTGAAGACTGGTCACGGGCGGAGATCCCCGCATCCAACATTCATGCAGATGCAAGGGGATTGGCCAGGGCGATGTCAATCATTGCGACAGATGGCAGAATTGATGGGCAGGAATTTGCCGCATCATCAGTGATTGACCTTCTGTCCAGAGAACAAATAAGAGGGCAGGATCTTGTCCTGCCGTATGAGATTTCCTGGGCCTGCGGCCTGATGCGCAACAGCAACAAAGTATATGGGCCAGTCGAGGCAACGCTTGGCCATTCTGGCTTTGGCGGCTCCTGCGTTTTCGCAGATCGTGAGAACGGGCTCAGCTTTGCGTATGTGATGAACAAAATGTCTCATCATCTTATGGGCGACCCGCGCCCGGCACGCCTTATCGACGCTGTGTACAAATCACTCTAG
- a CDS encoding SdpI family protein produces the protein MAKSGLFWSLPFLIIMIGMSVYGWMEIPDGTMVARHSDINGNPDGYSSKMVILLGQPLLALFLMGTFAVIPQIFPRKENLEKSRTFYLVAWIGAMAILAGAHGMIVWGGATGQEPNPAMIIALVGAFFVLIGNYMAKSKSNWVAGLRNPWTLSSEHAWTVANRMCGYMFVLTGVAVVVCAFTMGVIWSTSALLVGSFSAIIASTVASYFAWRNDPEAGASSS, from the coding sequence ATGGCTAAAAGCGGTTTGTTTTGGAGTTTGCCCTTCCTGATAATCATGATTGGCATGTCGGTTTATGGCTGGATGGAAATACCAGACGGTACAATGGTGGCGCGCCACTCGGATATCAACGGTAACCCTGACGGGTATTCCAGTAAAATGGTGATATTGCTTGGACAGCCTCTGCTGGCACTTTTCCTGATGGGGACGTTCGCCGTTATCCCGCAGATTTTTCCGCGCAAGGAGAATCTGGAAAAAAGCCGCACATTCTATCTTGTTGCCTGGATTGGCGCCATGGCGATACTGGCTGGCGCGCATGGTATGATTGTCTGGGGTGGTGCAACCGGTCAGGAACCAAACCCGGCGATGATTATTGCGCTTGTCGGTGCCTTCTTCGTTCTGATTGGCAACTACATGGCCAAAAGCAAGTCCAACTGGGTGGCTGGTCTGCGCAATCCATGGACCCTGAGTAGTGAACATGCCTGGACGGTGGCTAATCGCATGTGTGGATATATGTTTGTCCTCACAGGTGTCGCGGTTGTTGTCTGCGCCTTCACGATGGGGGTGATATGGTCAACATCAGCGTTACTTGTTGGCTCGTTCTCCGCCATTATTGCCTCGACGGTGGCGTCATATTTTGCCTGGCGCAATGATCCTGAGGCTGGTGCCAGCAGTAGCTGA